From the Argopecten irradians isolate NY chromosome 13, Ai_NY, whole genome shotgun sequence genome, one window contains:
- the LOC138305562 gene encoding tripartite motif-containing protein 3-like, producing the protein MATAYIPIRSKGQTTCHHHRGRQLEFYCKQCLEVTCVKCLSSIHNCHPICELSEIIPQKKQDIRNFIDRTENNDLVQSGIYIASADTLLKDNDRMFEELSHQLKMQTEKLKQDLDKLTAETLSVYKNMKNDNNKLIQEYKQDIEMYDRQLKQQMTDCKTALQQGSHIEIYDTKCEIDSRIHLPVTPVMGTTSFTPNKNPQGHLELALGKVTTSAQGHTSTGQGRSVSSSAGQQQPSSQQQTDDKGKKAVTRTKLLIEAKVVEEWNSPSLIFSMYPTTDDQAWTKCGNTLTLLNRKGKVIQKVTHKAEINDISLSPTTHRLWACDDQNNILELVSGQLTKRFRTKEEPYSICVTENDSIIVGMSKHISKYTTQGQMVLTAKTRWRWKSLVCSPFRITECPITNNVAVIDNSNERDGGDGNKHVVVMDTDFQKLFVYRGDIPSTPQRRSSPFNPRGLVYDSHGNIIIGDQYNGNVLVISGDGEKVKVIHTDTDCVWAVGMGRDDLLWTYIGNKVKMLKYYRK; encoded by the coding sequence ATGGCGACAGCATATATACCTATACGCTCGAAAGGTCAAACAACCTGTCATCATCACAGGGGCAGACAACTGgaattttactgtaaacaatgTCTGGAGGTGACTTGTGTAAAATGTCTTTCCTCAATTCATAACTGTCATCCGATTTGTGAACTAAGTGAAATCATTCCTCAGAAGAAACAAGACATTAGAAACTTTATTGACCGTACAGAAAACAACGATTTGGTACAAAGTGGGATATACATCGCTTCTGCTGATACCCTCCTTAAAGACAATGACAGAATGTTTGAGGAGTTGTCTCATCAATTAAAGATGCAGACAGAGAAATTAAAGCAAGACCTTGACAAACTTACAGCAGAGACACTTTCCGTATATAAGaacatgaaaaatgacaacaacaAACTCATACAGGAATACAAACAGGACATTGAAATGTACGACAGACAACTGAAACAACAAATGACAGATTGCAAGACAGCACTTCAGCAAGGCTCTCACATTGAAATATACGACACCAAATGTGAAATTGATTCCAGAATACATCTCCCCGTGACACCTGTCATGGGAACTACCAGCTTCACTCCAAACAAAAACCCTCAAGGTCACTTGGAATTAGCTTTAGGAAAAGTTACTACATCAGCTCAAGGTCATACATCCACTGGTCAGGGCCGGTCAGTATCATCATCAGCTGGTCAGCAACAACCCTCTTCTCAACAACAAACAGATGATAAAGGGAAGAAAGCAGTGACCAGGACCAAACTACTGATAGAGGCAAAGGTGGTGGAGGAATGGAACTCTCCATCTCTCATTTTTTCTATGTATCCCACCACTGATGACCAGGCCTGGACCAAGTGCGGTAACACATTAACTCTCCTGAACAGGAAGGGTAAAGTGATACAGAAGGTCACTCACAAGGCTGAGATCAATGACATTAGTCTATCACCTACAACACACAGACTCTGGGCCTGTGATGATCAAAACAACATCCTGGAGCTGGTGTCAGGACAATTAACCAAAAGATTTAGAACCAAGGAGGAACCATATAGTATATGTGTTACAGAAAATGACTCTATCATTGTTGGTATGTCCAAACATATCTCCAAATATACCACACAAGGTCAGATGGTGCTCACTGCCAAGACTAGATGGAGATGGAAATCATTAGTGTGTTCACCATTCAGGATCACAGAGTGTCCTATCACTAACAATGTCGCAGTGATTGATAACAGTAATGAAcgtgatggtggtgatggaaACAAACATGTTGTTGTTATGGATACTGACTTCCAGAAACTGTTTGTATACAGAGGTGATATTCCCAGTACACCACAAAGAAGAAGTAGCCCATTTAACCCCCGGGGTTTAGTGTATGACAGTCACGGGAACATCATCATAGGAGACCAATATAATGGTAATGTCCTAGTCATCAGTGGAGATGGTgagaaagtcaaggtcatacacACAGACACAGACTGTGTATGGGCTGTAGGGATGGGTAGAGATGATTTACTGTGGACATATATTGGGAATAAAGTAAAGATGTTAAAGTACTACAGGAAGTGA
- the LOC138305566 gene encoding centrin-3, producing the protein MSLALRAEFALEKGKKKKKRELAEEQKQEIREAFDLFDTDKDRAIDYHELKVAMRALGFDVKKADVLKILRDYDREGTGKISFEDFNEVMTDMMLERDPQEEVLKAFKLFDDDSSGKISLRNLRRVARELGENMTDEELRAMIDEFDRDADGEINEDEFIAIMTGDT; encoded by the exons ATGAGTCTTGCATTGAG AGCCGAGTTTGCCCTGGAGAAAGgcaagaagaagaagaagagggAGTTAGCAGAGGAACAAAAACAGGAGATAAGGGAAGCTTTCGATCTGTTTGATACGGACAAAGACCGAGCTATTGACTACCATGAACTCAAG GTTGCTATGAGAGCACTGGGATTTGATGTGAAGAAAGCCGACGTCCTGAAAATCCTACGTGATTATGATAGAGAGGGTACAGGCAAGATCTCCTTCGAGGATTTCAACGAAGTCA TGACAGATATGATGTTGGAGCGAGACCCACAAGAAGAGGTACTGAAAGCCTTTAAACTGTTTGATGACGACTCCTCAGGAAAGATCAGTCTCCGTAACCTGCGAAGGGTGGCCAG GGAACTTGGAGAAAACATGACAGATGAAGAATTACGAGCGATGATCGATGAATTTGATAGAGACGCTGATGGTGAAA
- the LOC138305799 gene encoding uncharacterized protein, protein MKDKVIREVTHKAGINDISLSPTTQRLWACDRHNNILELVSGQLTKRFRTKEKPYSICVTASDSIIVGMSKHISKYTTQGQMVLTTKTRWRWKPLVCTPYRITECPITNNVAVIDHNYELYEENRQVVVMDSHFQKLFVYRGDIPSTYKQTPQTGGKPFDPCGIMYDSQGNIIIGDRKGKVLVISGDGEEVKVIHTSKSLVWAVGASRGDLLWTNIGNKVKMLQYYKK, encoded by the coding sequence ATGAAGGATAAAGTGATACGGGAGGTCACACACAAGGCTGGGATCAATGACATCAGTCTATCACCTACAACACAAAGACTGTGGGCCTGTGATAGACACAACAACATCCTGGAGCTGGTGTCAGGACAATTAACTAAAAGGTTTAGAACCAAGGAGAAACCATATAGTATATGTGTTACAGCAAGTGACTCTATCATTGTTGGTATGTCCAAACATATCTCCAAATATACCACACAAGGTCAGATGGTGCTCACTACAAAGACTAGATGGAGATGGAAACCATTAGTGTGTACACCATACAGGATCACAGAGTGTCCTATCACTAACAATGTCGCAGTGATTGATCACAATTATGAATTGTATGAAGAAAACAGACAAGTTGTTGTTATGGATTCTCACTTCCAGAAACTGTTTGTATACAGAGGTGACATCCCCAGTACATATAAACAAACACCACAAACAGGAGGTAAACCATTTGACCCCTGTGGTATAATGTATGATAGTCAGGGGAACATCATCATAGGAGACCGTAAAGGTAAGGTACTAGTTATCAGTGGTGATGGTgaggaggtcaaggtcatacacaCAAGCAAAAGCTTGGTATGGGCTGTAGGGGCGAGTAGAGGTGATTTACTGTGGACAAATATTGGGAATAAAgtaaagatgttacagtactacaagaaGTGA